The nucleotide window AAAGATGTCTGCATCGTCTGTTATAGTTGGAAGCGTTTCATCAGTATGTTCTGGAAAATATCGAGAAATCCCAGGGTCTGAGTTTGTGCATCATGACGAGAGAAGTATACACGATTATTCAGCAGGTGCTCCACTTATCCTCAAGTCGTCATCTGGTCATCTACGTGCAGTTGTACCAGAAGAGCATGTTAAGGAGAGCAGAACGATCCTCGGGAAACAGGCTAGTGCTTTGTCTGGTCTGCATTCGGCTGCATCATCTCTCGGTTCCATCCGTAAATCAGAAACAGCTCAAGACATCCAATCTTCGAAATCTCCCTCAAAGATGTCTGCATCGTCTGTTATAGTTGGAAGCGTTTCATCAGTATGTTCTGGAAAATATCGAGAAATCCCAGGGTCTGAGTTTGTGCATCATGACGAGAGAAGTATACACGATTATTCAGCAGGTGCTCCACTTATCCTCAAGTCGTCATCTGGTCATCTACGTGCAGTTGTACCAGAAGAGCATTTTAAGGACAGCAGAACGATCCTTCCCGGATCACCAAGAAAGATGAGTTCCCACGTTAGCTCTATCATCTCCATGGCTGGTTGGGATGATAGGGCCAGTCCAAGACAAACATCACCTGTTCCAGTTTCAAGGTCTGAGTCATACTCCTCCTCACAAGTCTTGCGGGCTCCACAAATCTACAAGTCCTCCTCTGGGAATCTGCGTGCTGTCCCGCCAGAGGAAATTGATGAAGAAAGCAAACCATATCGACCCGGAACCCCATCACGACGGATTAGTTCGCACTTCGCCAATGACGAACCGAGGTTGAGCATATCTGCTGGGATTAAACCATCTTTGCACACCATTAGTACAGAGGTTATGGCTCCCAAAGTTTCTTCAATGGGAAGTTCTCCTTCGCGTGAAAGTAGCAAGATTTCCCAAAGTGTAATGCAGACAAGAAGCCAATCCCCCGCGGGTCTATGCGGCACTCCTTCTGCGACCTCTCCGAGACAAACAACATCCAATATGTCAAACCCTGTTACGGGCGGCCACACTGATGGAAGTGCTTATCAAATGCAAAGAGTGTGGTCTGAACAGGCTTCTTCACTCGCAAGTCTCACAGAGCTGCAACCTGCGCAACTTATTAGCCAAAAGAATCTACTTGTCCCGTCTTCCTATCACACAGCAATTGGAGGTGTAAGTGAGACGCACAGTGAAAATTCCAGTAAAACATCTCGATTTTCACTTGATGTTGATGCTTCGGCAGCCACCACTTCTCATCTTGATGATGACGCAAATGCAGAAGTAACCATGCCACTCGATGATCAATGGAAACCACTTCAAGAATACGATAACATTCCTACAGAGACTAGGATTAAGTCATCCGCATTGCTGGTTGGCAAGTTTTCCTCCAAGCACTCCGAGAGGCAAATCGATGAGGTTGTGTCCTCACCTACTTTTACATCCACCACAGATGTGATGGCCTCTATGAGCCAAGATAACCTTTCTGATTGGAAACCACAGGAGTTCCTAAGTGCAGAAGAAGGTCCCATAGACGATCATACTCCGAATGTTACCAACACCAATTGTCAATATGATGATCAAGAGATCCGCGAGGAGGAAACAGATGAGTGGCAAAGAGTTCCTGAAGTCGATCCAATAAATGAGGCAGAGGAATCGGGTCCCTTGGAGGAGATTCCATCTCAGAACAgacggtcatcgaagtttggCTATTCTGGCTATGTGGGCAGGTTTTCTCACATCTTAGACACGGCTTCCGAGATCTTAGACACACTGTCCACACCATCTAAGATGGACGAAGTAGATGAGCATGCTCAAGTGGAATCATTGGAGCTAACATCTGGGCACGTTTTGGAAAGTGCAGGTTCACCAACTGGCCGTGATTCAGGTGATGTCTCAGAGTCTTTTGTGTCACCACAAGAAAGTATGGGCCATGTTTTCCCTGTATCTTCACAAGAGACTTTGGAAGACGAAGACTTGCCGTTTGACGATGCTCGCGAAGGAAACACAGATCAAGAGAACTAGTTTGGACTCCGGGCTATCTGAACCAGACTCAGTGTACTTTGTTCTAATATTTGCGAAATGATAAAAGTTTATCTAGCAAAGATTCCAATAGATAAACTCAAAACATGTCTAAGCACCAACTacttatgaaaacaaaaacaaatttagctCTGGTAACCTGATGTTATCATCACAATCAAATAGGttccgccattttgggagtcaatgctTGCGAGTACAGTGTGGTGCGCTTACGTCGTATTCCAGTCTCAAAATAATGACACAGAGGCCTTGTGTGACGGATAGGGGTTTAATCAgttatttaacattttttaccaTGTCAAAGTCTTTacgtttttgctttgtttttgaagttgTCTTGGTTATAGTccgagtacatgtatattattctCTTGGTATAGGGATTTTTTTCAGTAAAAAGTAACTCtcaacagcaaaagcacaacACCAAGTTATGACTTAAATGGATTTTCCCGTAGATAACCGTTTATCAATTTGGTCTTCTATTGAATAAGTGTAACCAATATAGGGGTCTCCTGTAGTAAATTATTTATGGGTGACAGCATGGGCCTGTAAACAGGACCTCAGAAGCTTATTTTTAAAGCTGTGTTTTCGATATGGTGGTGGACACCATTAAACTTACGAcctttgtgaaaatttcagtttCGAAAGTTTAGATTTTAGAAACGCTTCGTCTAACTGCATGCTAACCTgattaaattgtttttcacattaattttattgtgtcatTTCAATTGGTTTGTACAGTAAACTACAATGTACAATTAAAATACATTTACAAAATTATCTCATATATTCCACATGATTAACGATGCTTTAATAGCGAcgtaaaaatattaattaattgcAGGTGTCAGGAAGCTGATTTCCTTTAAAACTGCTGTGACCGATAAATAAATTGAGCATCTTTGatgtcgtaaaaaaaaaaacaagcacatGTAATAGAATCTTTTTAAGATACTTACAATTTATACTTAAAAATTTAGCAACAAATTTACGGTAAATTTTCACCTATATTGATGATggtatttgtgtgttttttcgtCCAGCACCCTTAATCTACAACCAAAAATATTTGATACCAGGTTCTTATTTGTGGCGCTTTATCGCACTGGGGCCAATAAAAACcgcaaattattttcatttcttcTGCCTGATATTTGCTTTACCGCACCGCGGCTGTAggtagaataaaaataaaaacactaatgatttttgtttatttagtttTAACAGGATAAGCAGAGCTATGATTTGAACTCGATGCAAAAATAACTCGCACAACTGAGTGCACATGGCAGATGGGTGTGAATTACCGACAAATGTTTTGAAGCGACTATCGCTTACCATTGGTGGATATTTTCGTACAATACACAGAAATAAAAGCTCAGCGCTATAACTTTCTCAAATCTATACAAGAAAATGTGTTGTACAATTCaaatcttttttcttttttaaaagtggAACTAGTCTcatcatttttatcaaaagaaTTTACATCCACACAAATAATGATACTGTAGGCCTAAGCCAATtaggtttttttataaaatgtttttttaattttttttaaagctgtatGTGCCTATACATTGTGCGTAATTTGCCTCAATTGTTAAGCAACTTCGGTCTACATGTATTCGGTTACACCCGCTGctaatacatgtaggtaggtTTCGAACTGCCactatagctaccgggcaatctcggtggccTGTGCTCTAGAATGGCACAGGTCGTTGTTTAAAATCGAACCTGGGTAATGGGAATGAATtttctttcacagaactcgCGAAAGTACTGAGTGTCTGGGCTTCACGGcttcacacatcggtgtaataAGGGTAAAACGTATGATTTTTAGCACTATAAACAACGCTGAAGTTGTTTGAGCTTGCGTCTCGAGGGCACAAAAGAGACAATATGAACGCCTCAATGTGGCTGTCGACTAGCCCCCAGACGCCGTTGCGTTGACGTAGCATGGAACGGTAAATGACGGATGATCCGCGTTAGCGAGGTCTGCAATGACGCTATATGTCGACGCTATACCGCCGACCAAACCAACTAGAATAATTTCAGCGTGTAGGATATACTCCCATATTTCAATTTTCCTgcaaagagagaaaaataaaacgTTTAGTTTTCTGTATTTAACTACTTTGTTTACCAACAAAATTACTTTGTACATTCCAGGCCCCTTTTGCGTGCAAGATGTTAAACTGGCCGTATGGGGCTTGCTAGATGAAGAGGCAATTTTAAAAGGCAACTTATGGAGGCAATCGATTACAGGCAGTGTGTGACAGTACCACGTTagtagcacatgagtcatttttTAACGTTAACAAGTCTTTCGACCCAAAAGATAACCAGTGAACAATGTAAATGGCTTTTGTGCTTGAAGATTACCTGAAACTGGTTGTTGCCTCGTGTGGCGTGGCATTTACATTTATGAAAAGTTGAATGAACATTAGTAATAATAGTATAACTCACTCCCTTGGCCACTCGTCATTTTCATGTCTACGGAGTTTGATGTAGAAGAGCGAAGGGAAAACGAATGTGAGCAGTGTGACTGTAGATCCGCCGACCAGGCCTAGAATAATTCCAAACTTGGGGATAGTTTCGGCAACAAAGAGAACCAACGCAACCACGGCAGAACGGACGCATATTCTTTTCACAGAGAATTCTGTATTGATAAATAGATTAGGGGAGTACACATTTAAAgtcaaacaattattatttagaTACCAAGACAACggaatgcccccccccccccctcccaaaggAGCTGGGAAAGTTCGAggaatgattaaaaaaaaatctaaaacaaGATTGATACACAAAGTTTGAGTCTTACGTAACCATCTACTTTCAGCCACTCAGGGTTGAATATTATCACTTGGCTCGGCAAGGAAATGGAATCAAGCCCAGATTTTATTTTGGAGCACTTattataaacacaaaacaacagcaaataatacaatttgcggacaacttttttttattgcaatcaAATCTTTCATAAAAACATCCATTCCGATAAGAATTCTACAATGACctgctttttttaaatataaatattattcataaatatatGGGTTTGCCAAATATTTCTTGCCATTGATACTTACTCAGTGGAATATTTAGGAGTTGTTCCAGCTCTTGACAGAAAGGAttgataacaataatgaatcCCATAATAAGATGTATTGTGATCATAATTGTTACAATCGTCGTGATGATAGATGGAGTCAGAATGTTTAAGATGTTATCGGTGTTTCTTGTGATGAACAGATCCCCATAGACGGCATAGCCCGCCGCAGAGACTGGTAAATAGTACAGGACAACAACTGCAGAAGAAAATAAGAGCGACaacattattataaacaaataagtGACCATACAAATTGACTTGGTTTAGAGCCCTATAGCTGTTTATAAAGCGATTCTCTGCTTAGAAATGTGGGTTGAAGAGAATGATGGGGTTCACAAAATGTCATGCATGAAAtgttcagattgtgtattccattcGCAGGTTGTTCCTTATGCgcggacataaccgctccataTATTCGGCGATATcttctaaaacaaaaaacaatttaaaaaacgcAGGAAACTGTCACATGTTTACGTATACCTAGCTACATTGAATTAAAACCAAACATATTCTAAATTTGGTTGAGTTCAAGCTTCATGGCCCGATTtgctgacatttttttttaatatatttgtttcgCCCTTAACGAAAGACGAAATTTTGAAAGACGATGctgtttcaaaacgaaaaaccCACTTTTGTATATGCTAcggacaatgggagactttctgggacgatagagggcagcagacttaccgggtaaatccattgttctcagaattatgcgcatgttcagaactacgtaaacaatggaaatttacccggtatgtctgctgccgcctagcgttggaaagtctcctattataaatacaaaaaataatgcaTATATTGAATCTGTCATtggtgaccccccccccccttgcaacAATGTAAGCTTGTGAcctttttgaattgttttacacGAAATTAGCTGTTCAAAACTATCATCAAATGTTTGTCAAATCTGCAAGAAGTAGCGTCTCAGCGGGTAAATTGTGTTAAATAAGTGTACAGCAATTTAGGGGTCAATAACTGcgtgaagcccccccccccccccaccccaaaataTACTCTTAGTCTTACATATTATTATTCTATAATTTTCACTTCAATCTCTTTGACTTAATCTTTGCAAGAAATAAgcttgaaggaaaaaaaacgtttcctctaaatatttaaaatgtaaaagtgGGTGTCATGTCCTGTAAGTTTCTATTGATGTACGCGTTATGACGTCAGAGCAAGGGTCTTTCACAGATcatcaccacccccccccccctccctcgcCGCCACCATCACCATGCATACCTACGTAAGAAATACCAACGGTCCAATGAAACTTCCTAGTATCCTTCATGTCGTGCTGAACGCTTGGAAAGATGGCATGACCTCCAAAGGCGAAGAGAATAACACCGAACGCCTCGAAGAAGTTGCCGAAGTCTGTGGAGGGGAATTTGACATCAGGATAGTGGCCAATGTCGAGCATCTCCTGAACAAAGATGAGAAGACATGCTATACCAGTTGCCGTGGTAGCGATCGCTGCTATCGGCCTGTAATCGGAATCATAAAGGCCATGTTTCAAAGAGCAATTTGTAAGCGACCAGTTTCGTGTAATCTCCATCAGAAAgaaaaaggcattcacatttaaATTTGCACAGAATTTTCTTGGGTATTGTAAGATATCGTTAGAAAAGTAACGCATGTGCTACTAAATGTGTTCCTTTTACATGAAGCGCGGATGGTTGCCTCTGATCTCAGTTTCCCCCACCAAATTGTCCAGTGTAACATTACTAATATTATAGGCCAAACATAAGAACTCGTTATTGTTGGCTCGTGCGTCTATTCGTTTTGAACAGTGTAGTCTGTTCGACGTTTCGAACTGTTTATCTTTCTAATGAAGGCGAGCAGAGTAGTACTTTTCCAAACATTGATAGTAGCCCGTGACCCAACAACACTCCTCCCAATTAAAATAGATTGGTGCTTGGTTCCCTGGTATcttgactattttttttatacacgcCGTGCACTCTTCAAACGTCACTTCAAATATTGAGTAATGTTGGTGTTATATTAAATATTTACATtgacataggtttgtacagcaaaTATTAATGTTGCTTTTTCAATACTGGACATTGGCCATTCAAGTAGGTTATaacagtgaatgtctactttgcacatcgatattggacataGGACAATCACATTTTAATAGTTTATACAGTGACAACATTGGTATTCGCTGTCAGACACGTGTAAGTCAAATTGTcaaatatcaaactaactttaatAATATTGTAACATATAGAATATCAAAGCTTGTGTTGAACCCTATAGACAATCAAAACCGGCACACGTTGAAAGGGCCAGCCTACATATATCTGGTTTCAAATTCGATCCCAACTTGAGTCAGTAACCAAAGTTTGGTGTTGTTGGCTTGATGTGTTTCTTGATAACTATATGGAGGAGTCGGTTTAATGTCATTCTTCCTCCAAAGACTTAAAAACAAACTCACCAGAAGTCTTTGGGTGTTCCGAGCCAAGTGAATGGGCATAAAATCGCAGCGATGATCGGCACCCAGACACAGAACGATACGCTAACTCCAACCTGGACTAGCAATGACTGAATGTTATTTGCAGCTACCAGTAAAAACACACAGCTTACGCTGAATAGAGTGAAGTTCACACAAAAAGTAACCATGTACCTAGAAGTAGTACAAAAGCATTCTGTCATCATAGATAAATATTGCAGTTCTATTCATATGTTTTCTTCAGAGTCTCAAgctgtgttttttaaattaatgggAAATCTTTTTGGAATGCCCCTCTCGTCACTCCTGGGGAAACCGATCTTGCTCTCGGTCCGGTACCGGTCCTCCCCTATGGAACTCACTTGACCGACCCGTTAAACTGAGAAACTGTGAGAGATAACTCAAAAACCTATCTCTTTTAATAAGATGTTTCACCATGTACATTTCTTCTTTTTGATGTCAATGCTTTGCGTGCTATTACCTGCCAGAGTTGCCTATGGCCTCGAACCCAATGGCCGGATAAGGGTATCGTATGTGCTCTCGATACATCGGAAACCTATCTTTGAGTATCTGCCATGATCTCCCGAGGATGATTCCGGTGTACCCAGAAAGCAGCGCGCATAATACGATCAAAATAACACCGGACCATCCTGCAAAGAAAAATGTATAACAATATTATGGTCAGTTATTAATTTTTCGTTGACTCCTTGCCTTGGTCTGCCATTTTTTGAGTTGGATTTTACGTGATGTAAAGGCCACTGTcgagttcacaaagagttcagactCGTCTTATTTCGAATTAGGACAAATAACTGGTCCTAAGGATCGATCCTAATTTAGAAAAagatttttatgaaatataCCGCATGATTCAAAATCCAATTATGGGTAAGAATGACCGCCCACTGAGATGTAACTCACAAAACCGGGAAAATAATGACAACTGAAATGTGAAATTGTGATATTGGCGCTttcctggaactggttgcctgtaaactgCCTCATCTGATGATGAATTTGCAAATCGAGCACATCATGTTGCCTAAAATGTTCACCATAAGAACAGTGTAACGCACGGGGGAACCGATTATGACTCGTAACATTCTTTTCCTTTACAAGATGGTCTATATAAACTCAACTCGAACATATATAAAAGCCATGAGAAAGTTTACCTGTGTCCACCATTGATTTGGGAAGCGCCAATATTCCACTTCCCGCCATTTCTCCAACGATGAACACGGCTGCAGTGAAGATGGTTAGCCCCGTCGTTGATGGAGCTTTAATCTCGGACTGACACAATCAAATAAATCGCAAGAGCAATATTATTCTAAAATAAACAGCTTGAATAATACTGCAAACATGGGAGACTTCCACCTTCCATTCGGTTGGCCCCCTTTTTTTCAACTAGTCCAACAAATATTTCGTTCTGTTTTTCGCTACTTTCCTTCTTAGACTGGGATTTGAAATCTATCATATACAGCACTGAAGTTGTTCGTATGAGAATTCCCCCAAATTAAGACAAACGAATTTCACTTGTGTTTTCAATGCTTTGATTCAACAAAGTTGACTTGTCATTAGCTCACGCATATTATGATGAGTACattgttgattgatttgatctgatttgattttgaatcGAAAGATTGGTGGCCTGTTTTTAAATCACTTATTTTCACACTTAAGAGCACTGTGGTTCacagcctggacttcctgcaggcacgatttgtaaaTAAATCTAACATTTTGATAGCGACTGTCCAACTTTTATCAACCTTTGCTATATGAGGGCACATCTTAAATTTGGTTCAGTTTGTA belongs to Asterias rubens chromosome 6, eAstRub1.3, whole genome shotgun sequence and includes:
- the LOC117291561 gene encoding amino acid transporter AVT1J-like, coding for MVSLTDKAALTENQEDDNTSTQSEIKAPSTTGLTIFTAAVFIVGEMAGSGILALPKSMVDTGWSGVILIVLCALLSGYTGIILGRSWQILKDRFPMYREHIRYPYPAIGFEAIGNSGRYMVTFCVNFTLFSVSCVFLLVAANNIQSLLVQVGVSVSFCVWVPIIAAILCPFTWLGTPKDFWPIAAIATTATGIACLLIFVQEMLDIGHYPDVKFPSTDFGNFFEAFGVILFAFGGHAIFPSVQHDMKDTRKFHWTVGISYVVVVLYYLPVSAAGYAVYGDLFITRNTDNILNILTPSIITTIVTIMITIHLIMGFIIVINPFCQELEQLLNIPLKFSVKRICVRSAVVALVLFVAETIPKFGIILGLVGGSTVTLLTFVFPSLFYIKLRRHENDEWPREKIEIWEYILHAEIILVGLVGGIASTYSVIADLANADHPSFTVPCYVNATASGG